A stretch of Microbulbifer bruguierae DNA encodes these proteins:
- a CDS encoding ABC transporter ATP-binding protein: MDDALIQARNLSRSYRNGREQITVLHGLSLELRQGEAVAVIGPSGSGKSTLLNLLNGLIPPDSGELQVFGRRRSTLTERDWAELRRTRIATLFQDGNLIPTLTVSRNIAFRAGLAGLSQHDGEALLEHLAIADTAHRYPDQISGGQRQRAALACAFVMQPDVMLADEPTGSLDYATAQRVAPLFFDAIRERGLAALIVTHNPELARRCDRILELRQGALRPWDSARSF; the protein is encoded by the coding sequence ATGGATGATGCCCTGATACAGGCCCGCAATCTCAGCAGGTCATACCGCAACGGCCGCGAACAAATAACCGTGCTGCACGGTTTATCCCTTGAGTTGCGGCAAGGTGAAGCGGTGGCTGTGATCGGGCCTTCTGGCTCGGGTAAAAGTACACTGCTGAACCTGCTCAATGGCCTGATACCACCGGACAGCGGCGAGTTGCAGGTGTTCGGGCGAAGGCGTTCAACACTGACCGAGCGCGACTGGGCCGAGTTGCGCCGCACCCGTATCGCCACACTATTTCAGGATGGCAACCTGATCCCCACATTGACCGTTTCCCGCAATATCGCTTTTCGCGCCGGGCTGGCCGGTCTGTCACAACACGACGGCGAAGCGCTACTCGAACATCTGGCTATTGCCGACACAGCGCACCGTTATCCTGATCAGATTTCCGGCGGCCAGCGCCAGCGGGCGGCACTGGCTTGTGCTTTTGTCATGCAGCCGGACGTGATGCTCGCCGATGAACCTACCGGCAGCCTCGACTATGCAACCGCCCAGCGCGTAGCCCCACTTTTTTTTGACGCTATCCGCGAGCGCGGGCTGGCTGCGCTGATCGTCACGCACAATCCGGAGTTGGCCCGCCGCTGTGACCGGATACTGGAATTGCGGCAAGGAGCCCTGCGCCCATGGGACTCGGCCCGGTCTTTCTGA
- the dbpA gene encoding ATP-dependent RNA helicase DbpA has protein sequence MTSPDSDHPRDFQSLPLQKPLLKNLEDLGYTRLTEIQAAALPAMVAGKDVIGQAKTGSGKTVAFGLGLLHKLQVDRFRVQALVLCPTRELADQVARELRKLARAVHNIKILTLCGGMPFGPQIGSLKHGAHIVVGTPGRIEDHLRKGNLDLSAVDTLVLDEADRMLDMGFQAVLDQILAELPQQRQTLLFSATYPKTIDALASRVLRDPVKVEVAAAHSRSSIEQNYYRVENNEARPAALYQLLANYDVSSALVFCNTKKETDEAAQALKSAGFAALALHGDMEQKDRDRTLTLFANGSASILVATDVAARGLDIEELPVVVNYHLSRDPEVHVHRVGRTGRAGQKGVALSLVSKKEIYKLERLEELMQQEITLQELPELPRGFTPPRPLMSTLQIDGGKKQKVRAGDVVGALTGEGGIDGSQIGKIQLFDFSTFVAVARPVAKKALGKLANGKLKGRKFRARIVGV, from the coding sequence TTGACCAGTCCCGATAGTGACCATCCCCGCGACTTCCAGTCGCTGCCGCTGCAAAAGCCCCTTCTGAAAAACCTGGAGGATCTGGGTTATACGCGGCTGACCGAGATCCAGGCCGCTGCGCTGCCGGCAATGGTGGCGGGGAAGGACGTCATCGGGCAGGCGAAGACGGGGTCGGGCAAGACCGTGGCCTTCGGTCTGGGATTGTTGCACAAGCTGCAGGTAGACCGGTTCCGGGTGCAGGCGTTGGTGTTGTGTCCTACCCGGGAGCTGGCGGACCAGGTAGCGCGGGAGTTGCGCAAACTGGCGCGGGCCGTTCACAACATCAAGATTCTGACCCTTTGCGGCGGTATGCCGTTCGGGCCTCAAATCGGCTCGCTCAAACACGGTGCCCATATTGTGGTGGGCACCCCGGGTCGTATTGAGGATCACCTGCGCAAGGGCAATCTCGACCTGAGCGCGGTGGATACGCTGGTGCTGGACGAAGCGGACCGCATGCTGGATATGGGGTTCCAGGCGGTGCTGGACCAGATTCTCGCCGAGCTGCCGCAGCAGCGACAGACGCTGCTGTTTTCCGCCACCTATCCCAAAACCATCGATGCGCTGGCATCCCGGGTACTGCGCGATCCGGTAAAGGTGGAGGTGGCCGCGGCGCATAGCCGGAGCTCGATTGAGCAGAATTACTACCGGGTGGAAAACAACGAGGCGCGGCCCGCAGCGCTGTATCAGTTGTTGGCCAATTACGACGTGTCCTCTGCGCTGGTGTTCTGCAATACCAAGAAGGAAACGGATGAAGCGGCGCAAGCCCTGAAGAGTGCCGGCTTTGCCGCGCTTGCCCTGCACGGTGACATGGAGCAGAAAGATCGCGATCGCACCCTGACGCTCTTCGCCAATGGCAGTGCTTCCATTCTGGTGGCCACCGACGTCGCCGCGCGCGGCCTGGATATTGAGGAGCTGCCGGTGGTGGTGAATTACCATCTCTCCCGTGACCCAGAGGTACATGTGCACCGTGTCGGCCGCACCGGGCGGGCAGGGCAAAAGGGGGTGGCGCTGTCACTGGTGAGCAAGAAAGAGATCTACAAGCTGGAGCGTTTGGAAGAACTCATGCAGCAGGAAATTACCCTGCAGGAACTCCCGGAGCTACCAAGAGGGTTCACACCGCCGCGACCGCTGATGTCCACATTGCAGATCGATGGCGGCAAAAAGCAGAAAGTGCGCGCTGGTGATGTGGTCGGTGCCCTGACCGGTGAGGGGGGCATCGATGGTTCACAGATCGGCAAGATTCAGTTGTTCGATTTCTCTACCTTTGTTGCGGTGGCGCGTCCGGTTGCGAAAAAAGCACTGGGCAAGCTCGCCAATGGAAAACTGAAAGGCCGCAAATTCCGCGCGCGTATTGTCGGGGTATAG